The following coding sequences are from one Lolium rigidum isolate FL_2022 chromosome 6, APGP_CSIRO_Lrig_0.1, whole genome shotgun sequence window:
- the LOC124662055 gene encoding histone H3.3: MARTKQTARKSTGGKAPRKQLATKAARKSAPTTGGVKKPHRYRPGTVALREIRKYQKSTELLIRKLPFQRLVREIAQDFKTDLRFQSHAVLALQEAAEAYLVGLFEDTNLCAIHAKRVTIMPKDIQLARRIRGERA; encoded by the exons ATGGCCCGTACCAAGCAGACCGCCCGCAAGTCCACCGGCGGCAAGGCCCCCCGGAAGCAGCTCGCCACCAAG GCCGCGAGGAAGTCGGCCCCGACCACCGGCGGCGTGAAGAAGCCCCACCGCTACAGGCCCGGCACGGTGGCGCTGCGCGAGATCCGCAAGTACCAGAAGAGCACGGAGCTGCTCATCCGCAAGCTCCCCTTCCAGCGCCTCGTCCGCGAGATCGCGCAGGACTTCAAGACCGACCTGCGCTTCCAGAGCCACGCCGTGCTCGCGCTCCAGGAGGCCGCCGAGGCATACCTCGTCGGCCTCTTCGAGGACACCAACCTCTGCGCCATCCACGCCAAGCGCGTCACCATCATGCCCAAGGACATCCAGCTCGCCCGCCGCATCCGCGGGGAGCGCGCCTAG